A genome region from Planctomyces sp. SH-PL62 includes the following:
- a CDS encoding ParA family protein, whose product MEATPFKICLVNRKGGCGKTGTTHQLSGAFAKMGLRVLLVDMDPQASLTQGFFGPEATEAVPRGRSIVALFDDAYDPDPDEILVPTPCEGITILPGANALDDFNTPRPTEAGPLQTAVKSFLREVEGRFDVVLIDCPPNLHLCSWNALLAADFVMVPIQPEDFGAQGIVYVQRAIDLALQKYNPNLRMLGYLVTLRQKLALHDAYEQQLRSLYGEQVFEMNLTQKKDFKEAISERVPIHFLRPKCAAAKEIGAIAEEILRRIPAARSRPPEFLHFENRVVVQENRKVAS is encoded by the coding sequence ATGGAAGCGACACCGTTCAAGATCTGCCTCGTGAACCGGAAGGGAGGCTGCGGGAAGACCGGCACGACCCACCAGCTCTCCGGGGCTTTCGCGAAGATGGGTTTGAGGGTCCTGCTTGTCGACATGGACCCCCAGGCGAGCCTGACCCAGGGGTTCTTCGGGCCCGAGGCGACCGAGGCGGTTCCGCGGGGCCGGTCGATCGTCGCGTTATTCGACGACGCCTACGACCCCGACCCAGACGAGATCCTCGTCCCGACGCCGTGCGAGGGCATTACGATTCTCCCAGGGGCCAACGCCCTCGACGACTTCAATACACCCAGGCCGACCGAGGCGGGGCCGCTCCAGACGGCGGTGAAGAGCTTCCTCAGGGAGGTCGAGGGCCGCTTCGACGTGGTCCTCATCGACTGCCCCCCCAACTTGCACCTCTGCAGCTGGAACGCGCTGCTCGCCGCCGACTTCGTGATGGTCCCCATCCAGCCCGAGGACTTCGGAGCCCAAGGCATCGTCTACGTGCAGAGGGCGATCGACCTCGCCCTGCAGAAATACAACCCGAACCTGCGGATGCTGGGCTACCTGGTCACGCTCCGGCAGAAGCTCGCCCTGCACGACGCCTACGAACAGCAGCTACGCAGCCTTTACGGCGAGCAGGTCTTCGAGATGAATCTGACCCAGAAGAAGGACTTCAAGGAGGCGATCTCCGAGCGGGTGCCGATCCATTTCCTCCGGCCCAAGTGCGCCGCGGCCAAGGAGATCGGCGCCATCGCCGAGGAGATCTTAAGGCGGATCCCTGCGGCGCGTTCCAGGCCGCCCGAGTTCCTCCATTTCGAGAACCGCGTCGTCGTCCAGGAGAACAGGAAGGTGGCGTCATGA